A stretch of the Deinococcus sp. YIM 134068 genome encodes the following:
- a CDS encoding AfsR/SARP family transcriptional regulator has translation MTALAPIPSTLHIHTLGDAVVLLSGQPLAWPARSAEELLWYLHAHEDGVYRADAVAELWGLEDTPAAANRFRVALCRLRATLGSADAVMEVRGRYALHPALLAQSDTAALHAGLHDARFARDDAEREAALRRALAVADGEYLPGVRAEWVDAARAHHRAARVRAHVALAMLHCARRECPLAALALTRAVECDPLIGEDHHQRLMTCLAATRGKYEAVEHYRRYRRYLRDEVGDTPMPETVCLAERIKLGEVPCADTVLGVPATGPLPFLGR, from the coding sequence ATGACTGCCCTCGCCCCGATCCCCTCCACCCTCCACATCCACACGCTGGGAGACGCCGTGGTTCTGCTGAGTGGGCAGCCGCTGGCGTGGCCTGCCCGCAGCGCGGAGGAGTTGCTGTGGTATCTCCACGCGCACGAGGACGGGGTGTACCGGGCGGACGCCGTTGCGGAGCTGTGGGGGCTGGAGGACACGCCCGCCGCCGCGAACCGCTTTCGGGTGGCGCTGTGCCGCCTGCGGGCAACGCTGGGAAGCGCGGACGCCGTGATGGAGGTGCGCGGACGCTACGCCCTGCATCCGGCGCTCCTCGCGCAGAGCGATACCGCCGCGCTGCACGCGGGGCTACACGACGCCCGGTTCGCCCGTGACGACGCCGAGCGTGAGGCGGCCCTGCGGCGGGCGCTGGCGGTGGCGGACGGGGAGTACCTGCCGGGCGTGCGCGCCGAGTGGGTGGACGCGGCGCGGGCGCACCACCGGGCGGCGCGGGTGCGGGCGCATGTGGCCCTCGCCATGCTCCACTGCGCGCGGCGGGAGTGCCCCCTGGCGGCACTGGCCCTCACGCGGGCGGTGGAATGCGACCCCCTGATCGGGGAGGACCACCACCAGCGCCTGATGACCTGCCTCGCGGCGACACGCGGCAAGTACGAGGCCGTCGAACACTACCGCCGTTACCGCCGTTACCTGCGCGACGAGGTGGGCGACACCCCCATGCCCGAAACCGTGTGCCTCGCCGAGCGCATCAAGCTGGGAGAGGTGCCCTGCGCCGACACGGTGCTGGGTGTTCCGGCGACCGGGCCGCTGCCGTTCCTGGGACGGTAG
- the mutY gene encoding A/G-specific adenine glycosylase: MSLSPTDLPAVRAALLAWFGRSGRALPWRVGPEGGRDPYRVWVSEVLLQQTQVARGRVYFERFLGAFPTVEALAAAPIEAVLKAWEGCGYYARARNLHRAAGVIVREGMPTTHDGWRALPGVGPYTAAAVASLAFGEARAVSDGNVRRVLARLHGERQPTDGWVQARADALLDPARPAAFNEAVMDLGATVCTPRNPRCPECPVRPWCAASRSGEPSTFPAPKLRAAVREVRAVALLLGNGHEAVLERREGTLLGGLMGLPTEIIAEGEREEDALTRLAERLGVTVTGDLGTVTHIMTHRLVLLNVFTGRGGPARRDKVADAALSRLDHKALALWRARQGSLFAEA, from the coding sequence GTGTCCCTCTCCCCCACCGACCTTCCCGCCGTGCGCGCGGCGCTGCTGGCGTGGTTTGGCCGCTCAGGGCGGGCGCTGCCGTGGCGCGTGGGGCCGGAGGGCGGGCGCGATCCCTACCGGGTGTGGGTGTCCGAGGTCCTCCTTCAGCAGACGCAGGTGGCGCGCGGGCGGGTGTACTTCGAGCGGTTCCTGGGGGCCTTCCCGACGGTGGAGGCGCTGGCCGCCGCGCCCATCGAGGCGGTGCTGAAGGCGTGGGAGGGCTGCGGCTACTATGCCCGCGCCCGCAACCTGCACCGCGCGGCGGGCGTCATCGTCCGGGAGGGGATGCCGACGACCCACGACGGCTGGCGTGCCCTGCCGGGGGTGGGACCGTACACGGCGGCGGCGGTCGCCAGCCTCGCGTTCGGGGAGGCGCGGGCGGTCAGCGACGGCAATGTGAGGCGGGTCCTCGCGCGCCTGCACGGCGAGCGGCAGCCGACGGACGGCTGGGTGCAGGCGCGGGCCGACGCGCTTCTCGACCCCGCCCGCCCCGCCGCCTTCAACGAGGCGGTGATGGACCTGGGAGCGACGGTTTGCACGCCCAGGAACCCGCGCTGCCCCGAATGCCCCGTCCGCCCGTGGTGCGCGGCCTCCCGGTCGGGCGAGCCGTCCACCTTCCCCGCCCCCAAGCTGCGCGCCGCCGTGCGCGAGGTCCGCGCCGTCGCCCTCCTGCTGGGGAACGGGCATGAGGCAGTCCTCGAACGTCGGGAGGGAACGCTCCTCGGCGGCCTGATGGGGCTGCCCACCGAGATCATCGCGGAGGGTGAGCGCGAGGAGGACGCCCTGACTCGCCTCGCCGAACGACTGGGCGTGACCGTGACGGGCGACCTCGGCACCGTCACCCACATCATGACCCATCGCCTCGTGCTGCTGAACGTCTTCACGGGACGCGGTGGCCCGGCCCGCCGCGATAAGGTGGCCGACGCCGCCCTCTCCCGGCTGGATCACAAGGCGCTGGCGCTGTGGAGGGCACGGCAGGGGTCGCTGTTCGCGGAGGCCTGA
- a CDS encoding c-type cytochrome yields the protein MSDDRFFTRREIAAALTFVVLGTGIGVASYRAGLGIAGAHAGAVVAAATTPAPPNGGTLYAGNCAGCHGAQAQGGVGPGLAETKGWTLAAFGQAVLHGEAPEGRTLASVMPRFADTGLDGAPPTDEQIKVLHEYIKGL from the coding sequence GTGAGTGACGACCGTTTCTTCACCCGCCGCGAGATTGCCGCCGCCCTGACCTTCGTGGTGCTGGGCACGGGCATCGGCGTGGCGTCGTACCGGGCCGGGCTGGGCATCGCGGGCGCGCACGCCGGGGCGGTCGTTGCGGCGGCCACCACGCCCGCCCCGCCGAACGGGGGGACGCTCTACGCCGGGAACTGCGCCGGATGCCACGGGGCGCAGGCGCAGGGGGGCGTCGGCCCCGGCCTCGCCGAGACGAAGGGCTGGACGCTCGCCGCCTTCGGGCAGGCCGTGTTGCACGGGGAGGCACCCGAAGGTCGGACCCTCGCCTCCGTGATGCCCCGCTTCGCGGACACGGGGCTGGACGGGGCACCGCCCACCGACGAGCAAATCAAGGTGCTGCACGAGTACATCAAGGGGTTATAG
- a CDS encoding cytochrome c oxidase subunit II yields MAAPHRPVRRLDHRTLERYENIWLGIAVVLLLLLFASVFSSMISGTFPLLRGTGGGHAGGVTSGRVDPRNLAATPFAKPGLRENADGSLEAFVVARAFNFEPAVLRVPAGRPVTIHVTAADVVHGYYVTGTNINAEILPGHVASFTLTFRRPGEQSVICNEYCGIGHHGMITRVVVDPPTARSRP; encoded by the coding sequence GTGGCGGCCCCCCATCGCCCGGTGCGCCGCCTCGACCACCGCACCCTCGAACGGTACGAGAACATCTGGCTCGGCATCGCGGTCGTGCTGCTGCTGCTGCTCTTCGCCAGCGTGTTCAGCAGCATGATCAGCGGCACCTTCCCCCTGCTGCGCGGCACGGGCGGCGGGCACGCGGGCGGGGTCACGAGCGGGCGCGTGGACCCCAGGAACCTCGCCGCCACCCCCTTTGCCAAGCCCGGCCTGCGCGAGAACGCGGACGGCTCGCTGGAGGCCTTCGTGGTCGCCCGCGCCTTCAACTTCGAGCCGGCGGTGCTGCGCGTGCCCGCCGGGCGGCCCGTGACCATCCACGTCACCGCCGCCGACGTGGTACACGGCTACTACGTGACCGGAACTAATATCAACGCCGAAATCCTGCCCGGCCACGTGGCGAGCTTCACCCTGACCTTCCGCCGCCCCGGCGAGCAGAGCGTGATCTGCAACGAGTACTGCGGCATCGGCCACCACGGCATGATCACCCGCGTCGTGGTGGACCCGCCCACGGCGCGGAGTCGGCCCTAG
- a CDS encoding isoprenyl transferase: MPRPPVTAALRTAKKTRDTVRGALLWGYEQRLARAVRGHGKLPRHLGLILDGNRRYARATGLQREMGHTFGADKAHEVLQWCLELGIPAVTIWVLSTDNTSRDPEELAHILSLLEREARNLATDPRIHANRVRVRAIGQHRDFPGHVLSALRELEEKTADYDGMLLNIAVGYGGREEIVDAVKQHLGARAAAGDTLEGVMAHLQPEHISAHLYTAGTPDPDFIIRTSGEIRLSGFMLWQSVYSEYYFCDVYWPGFRRVDFLRALRDFQGRERRFGR; this comes from the coding sequence ATGCCCCGCCCGCCCGTCACCGCCGCCCTCCGCACCGCCAAAAAGACGCGGGACACGGTACGCGGCGCTCTCCTGTGGGGCTACGAGCAACGCCTCGCCCGCGCAGTGCGGGGCCACGGCAAACTTCCCCGCCACCTCGGCCTGATCCTCGACGGCAACCGCCGCTATGCGCGGGCCACCGGACTGCAACGCGAGATGGGCCACACCTTCGGTGCCGACAAAGCCCACGAGGTCCTCCAGTGGTGCCTCGAACTCGGCATCCCGGCGGTGACGATCTGGGTGCTGTCGACCGACAACACCAGCCGCGACCCGGAGGAACTGGCCCACATCCTGAGCCTGCTGGAGCGCGAGGCGCGCAACCTCGCCACCGACCCGCGCATCCACGCCAACCGGGTGCGGGTGCGGGCCATCGGGCAGCACCGCGACTTTCCCGGACATGTGCTCAGTGCCCTGCGCGAGCTGGAGGAAAAGACCGCCGACTACGACGGGATGCTCCTGAACATCGCCGTGGGGTACGGGGGCCGCGAGGAGATCGTGGATGCGGTCAAGCAGCACCTGGGCGCGCGGGCGGCGGCGGGCGACACGCTGGAGGGCGTCATGGCGCACCTGCAACCCGAACACATCAGCGCGCACCTGTACACGGCGGGCACGCCCGACCCCGACTTCATCATCCGCACGAGCGGCGAGATTCGTCTCTCCGGCTTCATGCTGTGGCAGAGCGTGTACTCCGAGTACTACTTCTGCGACGTGTACTGGCCGGGCTTTCGCCGGGTGGACTTCCTGCGGGCGCTGCGCGACTTCCAGGGCCGCGAGCGCCGCTTCGGAAGGTAG
- a CDS encoding b(o/a)3-type cytochrome-c oxidase subunit 1: MTTPPLRPSVPLVSGPRAEATPDAAFLASLKKVTQYYVVTGFLALLVGILLGPLQALNYAGINVYDYPVLRALLGSYYQGLTLHGVLNALVFTQFFISGWMLYLPVRDLGVRINMRFAWFSYLLMTAGLLTAAVPLLTNNATVLYTFYPPLEGSPLFYIGAGVMVGSSLLVAGQVVLAWWHWKRANPGRVTPLVAFGSVATWLMWSIAALGIVVEVVVLLIPWSLGLTSGVDPLLARTLFWWTGHPIVYFWVLPAYISWYAFLPRQAGGRIASEPLARLAFVLFLIFSVPVGLHHQYADPNISNTWKSIHMLLTFLVAVPSLLTAFSVAASLEDGARARGGRGLVGWIRRLPWGNASFSAQVLAMTSFIFGGAGGVVNASLAFGPVVHNTAWIPGHFHITVGTATTLTFMGVALWFVPHLTGKRLFGPRLASWSVWLWFVGMMLFAVGMHWQGLLGVPRRSQMSATVQNVYREMNLAVPQAITGLSGVILLVGGLLFFWVLFRTLLSKRVQDGEAVPIPYSEAISPAGENLATASLLTRRTEPLLAISVFAFLLVLLVYAPVLGPMIADAQLVPGVRLW; encoded by the coding sequence GTGACCACCCCACCCCTCCGGCCCTCCGTGCCGCTGGTGTCCGGCCCGCGCGCCGAAGCCACGCCGGACGCCGCCTTCCTCGCCAGCCTGAAGAAAGTCACCCAGTATTACGTCGTGACGGGCTTTCTGGCCCTGCTCGTCGGCATCCTGCTCGGCCCGCTCCAGGCCCTGAACTACGCGGGCATCAACGTCTACGACTACCCCGTCCTCCGGGCGCTGCTGGGATCGTACTATCAGGGGCTGACCCTGCACGGCGTTCTCAACGCGCTCGTCTTCACGCAGTTCTTCATCAGCGGGTGGATGCTGTACCTGCCGGTTCGGGACCTCGGCGTGCGGATCAACATGCGCTTCGCCTGGTTCTCCTACCTCCTGATGACCGCCGGGTTGCTCACCGCCGCCGTGCCGCTGCTGACGAACAACGCGACGGTCCTCTACACCTTCTATCCGCCGCTGGAGGGCAGCCCCCTCTTCTACATCGGGGCGGGCGTGATGGTGGGGTCCAGCCTCCTCGTCGCCGGGCAGGTCGTGCTGGCGTGGTGGCACTGGAAGCGGGCGAATCCGGGGCGGGTCACGCCGCTCGTCGCCTTCGGGAGCGTCGCCACCTGGCTGATGTGGTCCATCGCGGCGCTCGGCATCGTCGTCGAGGTCGTCGTGCTGCTCATCCCGTGGTCGCTGGGGCTGACCTCCGGCGTGGACCCGCTGCTGGCGCGCACCCTCTTCTGGTGGACGGGACACCCCATCGTGTACTTCTGGGTGCTGCCCGCCTACATCTCGTGGTACGCCTTCCTGCCCCGTCAGGCGGGGGGACGCATCGCCTCGGAGCCGCTCGCCCGGCTGGCCTTCGTGCTGTTCCTGATCTTCAGCGTGCCCGTGGGGCTGCACCACCAGTACGCCGATCCCAATATCTCGAACACCTGGAAGAGCATCCACATGCTGCTGACCTTCCTCGTCGCCGTGCCCAGCCTGCTGACGGCCTTCAGCGTGGCGGCGAGCCTGGAGGACGGCGCGCGGGCGCGGGGGGGCCGGGGGCTGGTGGGCTGGATTCGCCGCCTCCCGTGGGGCAACGCCTCCTTCAGCGCGCAGGTGCTCGCCATGACCTCCTTCATCTTCGGGGGCGCGGGCGGCGTGGTGAACGCGAGTCTCGCCTTCGGGCCGGTCGTCCACAACACCGCCTGGATTCCGGGACACTTCCACATCACGGTGGGCACGGCGACGACGCTCACCTTCATGGGGGTGGCCCTGTGGTTCGTGCCGCACCTGACGGGCAAGCGGCTGTTCGGCCCGCGCCTGGCGTCGTGGTCGGTGTGGCTGTGGTTCGTGGGCATGATGCTCTTCGCCGTCGGGATGCACTGGCAGGGGCTGCTCGGCGTGCCGCGCCGCTCGCAGATGAGTGCGACCGTGCAGAACGTGTACCGCGAGATGAACCTCGCCGTCCCGCAGGCCATCACGGGCCTGAGCGGCGTGATCCTCCTCGTCGGCGGGCTGCTGTTCTTCTGGGTGCTGTTCCGCACGCTGCTCTCGAAGCGGGTGCAGGACGGCGAGGCCGTGCCCATCCCCTACAGCGAGGCGATCAGCCCGGCGGGAGAGAACCTGGCGACGGCCAGCCTGCTTACCCGGCGCACCGAGCCGCTGCTCGCCATCTCGGTCTTCGCCTTTCTCCTCGTGCTGCTCGTGTACGCCCCCGTCCTCGGCCCGATGATCGCGGACGCCCAGCTCGTGCCGGGAGTGCGGCTGTGGTAG
- a CDS encoding agmatine deiminase family protein, producing MPPEWAPHAATWMSWPQGDELWFGHLEGVRTEFAELVRTIARFEPVHLLVRDEESEADARGRLGEGVDVTLHRVPLDDVWIRDNGPIFVTRGTDLSLVNWRFNAWGGKFHFSHDDEVPEHVASFLGVAHWDRPEVLEGGGLEVNGGGVGLTTRSCFLTQTRNPGVTEEDYAALLRDTLGVDKLLWLDGGLENDHTDGHIDTITRFTDEATLVTSVAEDEADANYAVMAKNLADLRGMTDLNDEPFRVVELPLPANRLEGAEGRLPPTYANFYIGNGFVVVPCYGDPNDGRALDILRPLFPGREVVGLMSRAIIEGGGSFHCMTQQQPVGEPWTGE from the coding sequence ATGCCGCCCGAGTGGGCACCCCACGCGGCGACGTGGATGAGCTGGCCGCAGGGCGACGAGCTATGGTTCGGCCACCTGGAGGGCGTACGCACCGAATTCGCCGAGCTGGTGCGGACGATTGCCCGCTTCGAGCCGGTGCATCTGCTCGTCCGCGATGAGGAGAGCGAGGCGGATGCGCGGGGGCGGTTGGGCGAGGGCGTGGACGTGACTCTCCACCGCGTCCCCCTCGACGACGTGTGGATTCGGGACAACGGGCCGATCTTCGTGACTCGGGGGACGGACCTCTCCCTCGTCAACTGGCGCTTCAACGCCTGGGGCGGCAAGTTCCATTTCAGCCATGACGACGAGGTGCCCGAGCACGTGGCCTCGTTCCTCGGGGTCGCCCACTGGGACCGTCCCGAGGTGCTGGAGGGCGGCGGGCTGGAGGTCAACGGCGGGGGCGTGGGCCTGACGACCCGCTCGTGCTTCCTGACACAGACGCGCAATCCGGGGGTGACCGAGGAAGACTACGCGGCCCTGCTGCGAGACACGTTGGGGGTGGACAAGCTGCTGTGGCTGGACGGTGGGCTGGAGAACGACCACACGGACGGCCACATCGACACGATCACCCGCTTCACGGACGAGGCGACCCTCGTGACGAGCGTGGCGGAGGACGAGGCAGACGCAAATTACGCTGTCATGGCGAAGAATCTGGCCGACCTGCGGGGCATGACGGACCTGAACGACGAACCCTTCCGCGTCGTGGAATTGCCCCTCCCGGCGAACCGGCTGGAGGGGGCGGAGGGCCGCCTGCCGCCGACCTACGCGAACTTCTACATCGGGAACGGCTTCGTGGTCGTGCCTTGTTACGGCGACCCGAACGACGGGCGGGCGCTGGACATCCTGCGGCCCCTCTTTCCGGGGCGCGAGGTGGTTGGCCTGATGAGCCGGGCGATCATCGAGGGTGGCGGCTCCTTCCACTGCATGACCCAGCAGCAGCCCGTGGGGGAGCCGTGGACGGGGGAGTGA
- the aguB gene encoding N-carbamoylputrescine amidase, translating to MTRTADPVTLAVIQMHMTERLEDNVSRAEQHVRDAARQGAGVVLLPELFENLYFCQVEREDYFALAHPLDGHPFVGRFQNLAAELGVVLPLSYFERAGQAHYNSLVCIDADGTLLGNYRKTHIPDGPGYEEKYYFNPGDTGFKVWATRYARVGVGICWDQWYPETARALMLQGADFLLYPTAIGSEPAEVETPNSHHMWQRAMVGHAVSNSTYVGASNRVGTERVGDVTQTYYGHSFVADYTGEIVAELGETEEGALVHPLHLAEARKFRAGMGFFRDRRPELYGPLMTTDGVTRRG from the coding sequence ATGACCCGCACCGCCGATCCCGTCACCCTCGCCGTGATTCAGATGCACATGACCGAGCGGCTGGAGGACAACGTGAGCCGCGCCGAGCAGCATGTCCGCGACGCCGCCCGGCAGGGTGCAGGGGTCGTGCTGCTGCCCGAGCTGTTCGAGAACCTGTACTTCTGTCAGGTCGAGCGGGAGGATTACTTCGCGCTCGCGCACCCGCTCGACGGCCATCCCTTCGTCGGGCGCTTCCAGAACCTCGCCGCCGAACTCGGGGTGGTGCTGCCGCTCTCGTATTTCGAGCGGGCGGGGCAGGCGCACTACAACTCGCTCGTTTGCATCGACGCCGACGGCACGCTGCTCGGCAACTACCGCAAGACCCATATCCCCGACGGCCCAGGCTACGAGGAGAAGTATTACTTCAACCCCGGCGACACCGGCTTCAAGGTGTGGGCGACCCGCTACGCCCGCGTCGGCGTGGGCATCTGCTGGGACCAGTGGTATCCCGAGACGGCCCGCGCCCTCATGCTCCAGGGGGCTGACTTCCTGCTCTACCCCACCGCCATCGGCTCCGAACCCGCCGAGGTGGAGACGCCCAACAGCCACCACATGTGGCAGCGGGCGATGGTCGGGCACGCGGTCAGCAACTCGACCTACGTCGGCGCGTCCAACCGCGTGGGCACCGAGCGCGTGGGCGACGTGACCCAGACGTACTACGGCCACTCCTTCGTCGCCGACTACACGGGTGAGATCGTGGCCGAGCTGGGCGAGACGGAGGAGGGGGCGCTCGTCCATCCCCTACACCTCGCCGAGGCCCGCAAATTCCGCGCCGGAATGGGCTTTTTCCGTGACCGCCGCCCGGAGCTGTACGGCCCGCTGATGACGACGGACGGGGTGACGCGGCGGGGGTGA
- a CDS encoding DsbA family oxidoreductase: MTAANSGTTEVYIDFLCPYAWRGVELAAVLRAEGEPFTLRHFSLTQGNHPENAGKDAPVWWLTDQPLGEGDRFQQASLSAFLAAQAAARQGEEAAWAFTLALFRAYHERRQPLEEATFAGAAQEAGLDMERWSADCRDESGLRVSLRADLTEAAEIGVFGTPTFVLPDGSAAYYRFENLTRDVTEARRWWTLYGEVLHSGAGIATIKRARKRPALRT, encoded by the coding sequence ATGACGGCGGCCAACTCCGGCACCACCGAGGTCTACATCGATTTCCTCTGCCCCTACGCCTGGCGCGGTGTGGAACTGGCCGCCGTGCTGCGCGCGGAGGGCGAGCCTTTCACCCTGCGGCACTTCTCGCTCACCCAGGGCAATCACCCTGAGAACGCCGGGAAGGACGCGCCCGTCTGGTGGCTGACCGACCAGCCGCTCGGCGAGGGCGACCGCTTCCAACAGGCGAGCCTGTCCGCCTTCCTCGCCGCGCAGGCCGCCGCCCGCCAGGGAGAGGAGGCGGCGTGGGCCTTCACGCTCGCGCTGTTCCGCGCCTACCACGAGCGGCGGCAACCGTTGGAGGAGGCGACCTTCGCCGGGGCGGCCCAGGAGGCGGGCCTGGACATGGAACGCTGGTCGGCGGACTGCCGGGACGAATCCGGCCTGCGGGTCAGCCTGCGGGCGGACCTCACAGAAGCGGCTGAGATCGGTGTGTTCGGCACCCCCACTTTTGTCCTGCCGGACGGCAGCGCCGCCTACTACCGCTTCGAGAACCTGACCCGCGACGTGACCGAGGCCCGCAGATGGTGGACGCTCTACGGCGAAGTCCTGCACAGCGGGGCCGGAATCGCCACGATCAAGCGTGCCCGGAAGCGCCCGGCTCTTAGAACCTAA
- the nadS gene encoding NadS family protein, whose product MKDEMFKELIASVTEGGEILRGQRAPSRALDFHPLDVTRIRERLSLSQPRFAALLGISVATLRNWEQGRRTPEGPARVLLSVVDRHPEVLRDLNLGPSSGTP is encoded by the coding sequence ATGAAGGACGAGATGTTCAAGGAGCTGATCGCCAGCGTGACGGAGGGCGGCGAGATTCTGCGCGGCCAGCGTGCGCCCTCGCGCGCCTTAGACTTTCACCCGCTCGACGTGACCCGGATTCGGGAGCGTCTGAGCCTCAGTCAGCCACGCTTTGCCGCCCTGCTCGGCATCAGCGTGGCGACACTTCGCAATTGGGAGCAGGGCCGCCGCACCCCGGAAGGTCCCGCGCGCGTCCTGCTCAGCGTCGTGGATCGGCATCCCGAGGTGTTGCGCGACCTGAACCTCGGTCCCTCGTCAGGAACGCCGTAG
- a CDS encoding CBS domain-containing protein yields MKVGELMSPSPVTVSPEAKLPDAALLMRQRGIRRLPVLGGGRLVGIVTDRDLREALPGRTTTLSMWEATTRLAAVTVGEVMRRSVVTTHPEADARDAASTLLRHRIGGMPVVDDAGTLVGVLTVTDLLHDYAGVPDSPTSHEGERGSEEVRA; encoded by the coding sequence ATGAAAGTCGGCGAGTTGATGTCCCCCTCGCCCGTGACCGTCTCCCCGGAGGCGAAGTTGCCCGACGCGGCCCTGCTGATGCGCCAGCGGGGGATTCGGCGGCTGCCCGTCCTCGGCGGGGGGCGGCTCGTCGGTATCGTGACCGACCGCGACCTGCGCGAGGCGCTGCCGGGCCGCACAACCACCCTCAGCATGTGGGAGGCGACCACCCGCCTCGCCGCCGTGACCGTGGGGGAGGTGATGCGCCGGAGCGTCGTCACGACCCACCCGGAGGCCGACGCGCGGGACGCCGCCTCGACCCTGCTGCGTCACCGCATCGGCGGGATGCCCGTGGTGGACGACGCCGGAACGCTCGTCGGCGTCCTCACCGTGACCGACCTGCTGCACGACTACGCGGGGGTGCCAGACTCCCCCACATCTCACGAGGGCGAGCGGGGAAGCGAGGAGGTGCGCGCGTGA
- a CDS encoding GNAT family N-acetyltransferase codes for MITLGDGYEARPITLGTYREACARLEGHIFGGNSLYAFDPPTKMPPPLGESFQWGLFCGEELIGWHHAHQQDERTVSMADTGLLPEHQGRGLYTRLLPHLLDAFRAAGYTLVGSHHRATNNRVIVPKLRAGFFLQGVNLYEGGVNVALTLSLDGAYREAMHVRSGFRQASGEVARRLGLGVVEGTSETTTVPRLPMPETAGEAVDLGDGYTIHPVSNGVYREVYGQLEAAAYDTVSFDWGEAPRLPRPDFPAFAWLIAHGGEVVGWHSARQWDERTMYMSNTALLPGHRGRGLYTRLLPHLLAAFRAEGYTLVRSHHHATNNAVIVPKLRAGFVIAGLEVNHHGMMAVLLHSFDPVYREYLDVRSGLRRPAGEVARRLGLDGLGGP; via the coding sequence GTGATCACTCTCGGTGACGGGTACGAGGCCCGCCCGATCACGCTGGGGACGTACCGCGAGGCGTGCGCGCGGCTGGAGGGCCACATCTTCGGCGGCAATTCTCTCTACGCCTTCGACCCGCCGACCAAGATGCCGCCCCCCCTCGGCGAGAGCTTCCAGTGGGGCCTCTTCTGCGGCGAGGAGCTGATCGGCTGGCACCACGCCCACCAGCAGGACGAGCGGACGGTCTCTATGGCGGACACGGGCCTCCTGCCCGAACACCAGGGACGCGGGCTGTATACGCGGCTTCTCCCGCACCTGCTGGACGCCTTCCGGGCGGCGGGCTACACGCTCGTGGGGAGCCACCACCGCGCCACGAACAACCGGGTCATCGTGCCCAAACTGCGCGCCGGGTTCTTCCTGCAAGGGGTGAACCTGTACGAGGGCGGGGTGAACGTGGCCCTCACGCTCAGCCTGGACGGGGCGTACCGGGAGGCGATGCACGTCCGCAGCGGCTTTCGGCAGGCATCGGGTGAGGTGGCGCGGCGGCTGGGGCTGGGTGTCGTGGAGGGGACGAGTGAGACCACCACGGTTCCCCGACTCCCCATGCCCGAAACGGCGGGTGAGGCGGTGGACCTCGGGGACGGGTACACCATTCACCCCGTCTCCAATGGGGTCTACCGCGAGGTGTACGGGCAGTTGGAGGCCGCCGCCTACGACACCGTTTCCTTCGATTGGGGCGAGGCCCCGAGGCTGCCCCGGCCCGACTTCCCGGCTTTCGCGTGGCTGATCGCGCATGGTGGTGAGGTCGTGGGCTGGCACTCTGCCCGGCAGTGGGACGAGCGCACAATGTACATGAGCAACACGGCGTTGCTGCCGGGGCACCGTGGGCGTGGGCTGTACACCCGGCTCCTCCCGCATCTGCTGGCTGCCTTTCGCGCCGAGGGCTACACGCTCGTCCGCAGCCACCACCATGCCACGAACAACGCCGTCATCGTGCCCAAACTGCGGGCGGGCTTCGTCATCGCCGGGCTGGAGGTCAACCACCACGGCATGATGGCCGTCCTCCTCCATTCCTTCGACCCCGTGTACCGCGAGTATCTGGACGTTCGGAGCGGCCTGCGCCGTCCCGCCGGGGAGGTGGCGCGTCGCCTGGGTCTGGATGGATTGGGCGGACCTTGA